From Paenibacillus polymyxa, the proteins below share one genomic window:
- a CDS encoding ABC transporter substrate-binding protein: protein MQHIKISPRFPVLTSVMLIIAIVLSACSSQENGAQTSLTAGQATNSTEQKETASTTPTTREYTDFQKRKVTIPVNPQKIVYVGSDPGDLLALGVRPAGASLSVIQSQIVYADLTKDIIDIGYPVNLEKLTMLKPDLILFDNWDVKTIDTLAKIAPTVVLNSELATFERMQELGKLLGKTKEADRFKTLYDEKAKQIKAKLDVDIKPGETATVLLVMGDNLYVMGHQGISVSLYDMLGFIPASKVQTDLIDKKERFATISNEVLPSFIGDELFILSDQSEETIATTRNLMNSEVWKTIPAVQNKRVYTLDSSWNFDDAITRERLLEQIPDLMKQK, encoded by the coding sequence ATGCAACATATAAAAATATCGCCTCGATTCCCCGTGCTGACGAGTGTAATGCTTATTATAGCCATTGTACTTTCAGCTTGTAGCTCACAAGAAAATGGTGCCCAAACTTCCCTTACGGCAGGACAGGCTACAAACAGCACGGAGCAAAAGGAAACGGCATCTACAACGCCGACCACCCGGGAATATACAGACTTTCAAAAACGTAAAGTCACGATTCCGGTAAATCCGCAGAAAATTGTTTATGTAGGCAGTGATCCAGGGGATTTGCTTGCCTTGGGTGTACGTCCAGCAGGTGCGAGTCTGAGTGTCATTCAGTCACAAATAGTGTACGCAGACCTTACCAAGGATATTATCGATATAGGCTACCCGGTGAATCTGGAAAAGCTGACGATGCTGAAACCAGACCTTATTCTTTTTGATAATTGGGATGTAAAGACGATTGATACGTTAGCTAAAATTGCACCTACCGTGGTTCTTAATTCCGAATTGGCAACTTTTGAACGTATGCAGGAGCTAGGTAAACTTCTTGGAAAAACTAAAGAGGCAGATCGGTTTAAAACCTTATATGACGAGAAGGCCAAACAAATAAAGGCCAAGCTGGATGTTGACATTAAGCCGGGAGAGACAGCAACAGTGCTGTTAGTTATGGGGGATAACCTGTATGTTATGGGACATCAGGGTATATCCGTGTCGTTGTATGATATGCTCGGCTTTATACCAGCTTCCAAGGTACAGACAGACTTGATTGATAAAAAAGAGCGCTTTGCTACCATTTCTAACGAGGTACTTCCTTCATTTATCGGGGATGAACTCTTTATTCTGTCGGATCAGAGTGAAGAAACAATTGCAACGACCAGAAACCTGATGAATAGTGAAGTGTGGAAAACGATTCCTGCCGTTCAGAATAAACGGGTTTATACGCTTGACAGCTCGTGGAATTTTGATGATGCCATTACGAGAGAACGATTGCTGGAACAAATTCCAGATTTGATGAAGCAAAAGTAA
- a CDS encoding RDD family protein, with protein sequence MTVTSDSVRKIYGGFWIRTAAFMIDLIILTAIILSIGGAIYIIPDILGIKETVFIQMLLLWWPLIFWLMVPWLYCVLWESSKVRATPGKLVFSLVVVDKEGKRLGFLHASGRYWIKAISFVILRLIYIVVAFTAKKQGVHDLCASTLVVNKKELQRHEQQSSLPPVASNRMN encoded by the coding sequence ATGACAGTAACAAGTGATAGTGTAAGAAAGATTTACGGAGGATTTTGGATAAGAACGGCAGCGTTTATGATTGATCTAATCATCCTTACTGCCATAATCCTTTCAATAGGGGGAGCAATTTACATCATCCCAGATATTTTGGGTATAAAGGAGACGGTGTTCATACAAATGCTGCTTTTGTGGTGGCCGCTAATCTTTTGGCTCATGGTGCCATGGCTGTACTGTGTATTATGGGAGTCGTCGAAGGTAAGAGCAACACCAGGTAAGCTCGTGTTCTCTTTAGTTGTTGTAGATAAGGAAGGAAAGCGTCTTGGATTCTTACATGCCTCAGGGCGTTATTGGATTAAAGCCATTTCTTTTGTGATTTTACGTCTTATTTACATTGTGGTCGCTTTTACTGCGAAAAAACAGGGAGTCCACGATCTTTGTGCCAGCACCTTAGTTGTAAATAAAAAAGAGTTGCAGCGACATGAGCAGCAATCGTCCCTGCCTCCAGTAGCTTCTAATAGAATGAATTAA